GGCAAGCGCATCGGGTACGCGCTGCGTTTCGGTCAGATATTCGGGGAACGCCGCCAGAATGCGGCCGGACAGGGAAATATCGCTGGTTTTGACTTCGATACCGGCATGGCGGGTAAACGCCTGCACAATCGGCAGCAGGGATTGGGTCGCCAGCGCGGGGGCTTCATCGGTATGGGTGTAGATAATGGTGGCTTTGCTAGTCATGGGATATTCTCTTGTAGGTTAGGTTTTTCTTTTCGAATGCGGCGCAAAAGCGCGCTGCGTGGCTATTATGGCATATTTCGGCAGGCTTGGGATATGGTTTTAATATGTTATCAATCAGTTTGCAAAAAGGTCGTCTGAAACGGCTTCGGTAGCGTTTTCAGACGACCTTTGGGGGGATTATAGGGAATATTTTTTCTTTAATGCACGGACGGCTTTCAATATTTCTGTATTGCTTTTCTTAACTCCTTCTTGAGCTTTATTTCGTTTTTCTCGAAAAGCCATTACATCCAATTGGTTTATTTCAGGGGTTTTTTTCTCCTTCACCCATCAAGGTTTTTCGATGTTTTATCAAATATTCCAAAACATGACTTGCCAATATGTTGATTTCGACCCTCCGGTTAACCACTGCTTTAATTTCAGGATCGCGGAAATCAGCATCCAAAAACCTTCCGGTAACTTTTTTCCACTCATCATCCAGCTTTTTTGCAGCTTCAAAAAATTCTGGAGAATGTGTCGAATTTTCTCCGGCCCGGTTAAATTCATCTTGTGCCGCCATCAATTCCGAATGAGACTGTAAAACGATTTCGAAAAATTTAACCAAATCCGCCCGTCCGTATGGCGATTTCACATTTGAAATAGGGATCGGCTCCAGCAGTTTCGGGTTAGGATCGGGGAAGTCGTTAATCATTTTGGCATACCCGGCGGGCAGAATGACCTTGCCTTTGGAAGACTGCACCGCGACGCGTTTTCCTGCAACGGGTTTGGCAGCGGCACTTGCGCAGGCGGTCAATGCGGATGCGGTCAACAACACTGAAGCGAAGCGGATGAAGGCAGTCATAAAGCTCCTTAAATATTGCGTTGATAATCTGTTAGTTCGACGGTGGTAAAAAAGGTTTCTTATTTTCAGACGACCTTCGGGGGCGATGTAAACTCCCATGTCAAACAAAAAAAGCCGTCTGAAATTTTCAGACGGCCTTTTTCATGATTGCTCATTTAAATTATGCATTGCCGCGTTTCGGGTCGTTCGGGCGCAGTTGGGCGGCGAGTTTGTCGAGGATGCCGTTGACAAATTTGTGTCCGTCGGTGCCGCCGAAGGTTTTGGTCACTTCGATGGCTTCGTTGATGATGACGGGGTAGGGGGTTTCGGGCATTGCGCTCAATTCGTGGCATGCCATCAGCAGGACGGCGCGTTCGATGGGGCTGAGGTCTTTTTCATCGCGGTCGAGCAGGGGGCGGATTTGTTGGATGTATTCGGCGGCGTGGGTGTGCGTGCCGAAGAAGAGTTTGTTGAACAGCTCTTCGTCCGCTTTGGCAAAGTCGGGCTGATCTTGGATGTTTTTGGCGATTTCGGGGGCGGCGGTGTTGTTGATGCCGGCTTGGTAGAGGGCTTGTACGGCTAACTCGCGGGCGCGGCGGCGTGGGGTTTTCATGGGGATTCCTTCGTTGGCGGCACGGTGGGTGCGGTAATGAATGTTTCAGACGACCTCTGTCGGATGACGGGTCGTCTGAAAACGGTTTGTCCGGTAGATGGTGCGAAACCGGAATGCGGTAAAGCTATGGGTTTCGCGTTCGGGCTTATTCTTCTTCGTCGTCAAACTGCTCTTCAATCAGATGGTTGACGAGGTTGGCGCACTCGACGGCGACTTTGGCGGCGTCTGAAGCTTTTTCTTCAATGCGCGCGACGGCTTGTTCGTCGTTTTCGGTGGTCAGGATGGCGTTGGCGATGGGGATGTTGTAGTCGAGTCCGACACGGGTTACGCCTGAACCGGATTCGTTGGAAACGAGTTCGAAGTGGTAGGTTTCGCCGCGGATGACGACGCCGATGGCAATCAGTGCGTCGTATTGCTCGGAAGCTGCCATGTTTTGCAGGACGAGCGGTACTTCGAGCGCGCCGGGTACGGTGGCGATGGTGATGTTGTTGTCGGCTACGCCCAATTCTTGCAGGGTGCGGCAGCAGACTTTGAGCATTTCGCTGCCGATTTCGTTGGTAAAGCGGGCTTGTACGATGCCGATGCGCAGGTGTGCGCCGTCGAGGTTCGGGGCGATGATGTTCATGGTGTTTCCTTGTATTTTGAGCGGTAAACGGGTTTTCAGACGACATTTGGCTTTTCTGAAAACGATATTTGGGGATTTATTCTTGTGGCTGCCAGTCGGCAACGGCTTGAAACTCGCCGTCTTCGCCTATTTCCCATGCGCTGCCTTCGGGTTGGGTTATGAGCGCGGCGATAGCGGGGTTGGACTGGGTAATTTCGGAAAGGCTGACGACGCTGAAATTGTCGGGATCGTCGGTGTATTCGTCGGTTTCGTCGCCGCTGAAGAAGCGCCAGCCGCTGTCGTTTTCGAAAACGGGGGCTTCGCGGTAGAGGAAGCCGACGGGTTCGCCTTGTTTGGCTACCGTATTGGTCACGATGCAGCGGTCGAGGGCGGCTAAGAGGGCTTGGGCAAATTTATTCATTGCGGTGTGTGCATGCCGTAAAAATTGTGCGGATTTTATCATGATTAGGGCAGCCTCTGCACCGTGTATCTTTAATAGTGGATTAACTTTAAATCAGGACAAGGCGACGAAGCCGCAGACAGTACAGATAGTACGGCAAGGCGAGGTAACGCCGTACTGGTTTAAAGTTAATCCACTATATATTTGCCGCTTATGGTTTGATGGTACAATGCTGGTCGTCTGAAACGGGCTGAACTGTGTTTCAGACGACTGTTGCAGCCCTAAAGTGTTTCCGTATTTGCATGAAGTGCCGAAACGCATTCGGGTTGGTTTGGGAGGCTGAATTTTTGCCGCCTCCCACCCGATACGCCGAAGCAAGAAGAAAGATAAACGTCCTCATGAAAACAGATGTGTTAAAACAGCAGGCGCATGCCGCCATTCAGAATAAACTGGGTTACCATTTCAAAGATACCGCGCTTTTGCAGCAGGCGCTGACCCACCGCAGCTACCATGCGAAAAACAACGAACGTTTCGAGTTCGTCGGCGATTCGATTTTGAACTACACCGTCGCCAAAATGTTGTTTGACGCGTTCCCCAAGCTGACCGAAGGTGAGTTGTCGCGTTTGCGCGCAAGCTTGGTCAATGAAGGCGTGTTGGCGGAAATCGCTTTGGAAATGAATGTCGGCGACGGGCTTTATTTGGGCGCGGGCGAGTTGAAAAGCGGCGGATTCAGACGACCCTCCATCCTTGCCGATGCTATGGAGGCGATGTTTGCCGCCGTCAGCTTTGACGCGGATTTTGCCGAAGCGGAGAAAGTGGTGCGGCACTTGTTTGCCGAACGCGTCAAACGCGCCGATTTCAAAACGCAGGGAAAAGACAACAAAACCGCCCTGCAAGAAGCCCTCCAAGCCCGCCGCCTTGCCCTGCCCAAATACCGCATCGAAGAACAAATCGGTCATGCCAACGATAGTATGTTCCTGATTTCATGCGACTTGGGCGAACTGGGCTTCATCTGCAAAGCACAAGGCAGCAGCCGCAAAGTTGCCGAGCAGCAAGCTGCCAAAGAAGCGCTGCAATGGCTCGAACAACATCATCCTTTGAAAAAAGCAAAAAAATAGCTAATTTATTTTTCAGACGACCTATGGATACAAAAAAGTCGTCTGAAACTTCAAATAGAAAGCCATCATGGACATCGAAACCTTCCTGCAAAACGAATCCAGCCATCCCACCGACTACCGCTGCGGCTTCGTCGCCATTGTCGGCCGCCCCAACGTCGGCAAATCCACGCTGATGAACCACCTTATCGGGCAAAAAATCAGCATCACCAGCAAAAAAGCCCAAACCACGCGCAACCGCGTTACCGGTATTTACACCGACGACACCGCCCAATTCGTTTTCGTCGATACCCCCGGCTTCCAAACCAAACACCGCAACGCCCTGAACGACCGCCTCAATCAAAACGTCACCGAAGCGTTGAGCGGCGTCGATGCCGTCGTTTTCGTCGTCGAAGCCATGCGCTTTACCGATGCCGACCGCATCGTGATGAAACAACTGCCGACAAACACGCCCGTCATCCTCGTTATCAACAAAATCGACAAAAACAAAGCGGGCAGCAGCGGTTTGCAGGAATTTATCGACCAAATCAGCGCAGAATTCAAATTTGCAGGACATGAAACCGTCAGCGCCAAACACGGATTGGGCATCGCCAACCTGCTCGCGCGCCTCAGACCTTATCTGCCCCAAAGCGTGCCGATGTATCCGGAAGAAATGGTGACCGACCGTTCCAGCCGTTTCCTCGCCACCGAAATCGTGCGCGAAAAACTGTTCCGCTACCTCGGTGAAGAGCTGCCCTACGCCATGAATGTGGAGATCGAACAATTCGAAGAAGAGGAAAACGGACTCTACCGAATTTACATCGCCGTATTGGTCGATAAAGACAGCCAAAAAGCCATCTTAATCGGCAAAGGCGGGGAAAAACTGAAAAAAATCTCCACCGAAGCCCGCCTCGATATGGAAAAACTGTTTGATACCAAAGTGTTTTTAAAGGTTTGGGTCAAGGTCAAATCAGGCTGGGCGGACGACGTGCGCTTCCTCAGGGAATTGGGTTTGTAGGTCGTCTGAAAATACTGTAATTAATTGTTTACACTGGATTGAGTTTATGTCTGTCTATACTAATATTTCTGATGAGCAAATACGGGAGTTTTTGTCAGATTATGATCTGGGGGAATTTGTTTCCCTGCAAGGCATTGCACAGGGAATTACCAACAGTAATTACTTTTTAAATACTTCTAAAGGCAGCTATGTTTTAACTGTATTTGAAGTGTTGCGTCAGGATGAATTGCCATTTTTCTTGAATTTGAACAAGCATTTGAGTAGTAAAAGCGTAGCTTGTCCAAGTCCGATTGTACGAAAAGATGGAAAGCTGGATTCGGTATTGGCAGGTAAACCGGCTTGCGTCGTTACCAGATTAAATGGTGCGGATACCGCATGGGCGACCGAGGCGCAGTGTTTTAACACGGGAGCAATGTTGGCCAAAATGCATTTGGCGGTTCAAGATTTTCCCGAAAAAATGGAAAATCCCCGATATAACACATGGTGGAAGCAAGCTTATGAACAATTATTGCCACAGTTGAATGAGGCTGATGCCCAGTTGCTGGGTAAGGAAATTTCGGATTTGGAAAACAATCTCGGCGGTCATTTGCCATCCGGCATCATTCATGCCGATTTATTTAAAGACAACGTTTTGTTGGATGGGGAAAATGTGGCTGGGTTCATCGATTTCTATTATGCATGTAATGGAAATTTCATGTATGACTTGGCAATCGCAGTAAATGATTGGTCGAGAACTTCTGATAACAAGTTGGATGCGAAGTTATGCAAAGCGTTTATTGACGGTTATGAAAACATTCGTCCGCTATCTGATGCGGAGAAGGAATATTTTCCTGTGGCGCAGCGAGCTGGGTGCGTACGCTTTTGGGTGTCAAGACTGTTAGATTTTCACTTTCCCCAAGAGGGTGAAATGACTTTTATCAAAGATCCAAATGTTTTTAGGGATTTGTTGTTAAGTCTGAACTGAATTTGGATATGTTGTATTGATTTCAAAGGTCGTCTGAAAGGGATTTCAGACGACCTTTGCTGTTTTTGATTTGAAATAAAAGTCTTTGTATTTCAGGTTGTTGTTTAGTTTTGTGGAATTTTTTGCGGTTTAGGAGTTGACGGTTTTTGAGGAGGGGGGTATAGTTCGGTTCTTCGCTGCTTCGGCGGTGATTGAACGAACAGGTAAGTATATCACAGTTGGTCTGATTTTTCGAGGTTTTAAGAAAAGTTTTGATTGACAATGAGATGAAATGCTTTATAATTCGTTTTCGCTCTTTAACAAAACAGATTACCGATAAGTGTGAGTGCGACAGCCTCACACTGTTTGAAAGACAGACAAGATGATGTTTTAGACATTGTCCTGTTGGTTTCTTTGAAGCAGACCAGAAGTTAAAAAGTTAGAGATTGAACATAAGAGTTTGATCCTGGCTCAGATTGAACGCTGGCGGCATGCTTTACACATGCAAGTCGGACGGCAGCACAGAGAAGCTTGCTTCTTGGGTGGCGAGTGGCGAACGGGTGAGTAACATATCGGAACGTACCGAGCAGTGGGGGATAACTAATCGAAAGATTAGCTAATACCGCATATATTCTGAGGAAGAAAGCAGGGGACCATTTGGCCTTGCGCTGTTTGAGCGGCCGATATCTGATTAGCTAGTTGGTGGGGTAAAGGCCTACCAAGGCGACGATCAGTAGCGGGTCTGAGAGGATGATCCGCCACACTGGGACTGAGACACGGCCCAGACTCCTACGGGAGGCAGCAGTGGGGAATTTTGGACAATGGGCGCAAGCCTGATCCAGCCATGCCGCGTGTCTGAAGAAGGCCTTCGGGTTGTAAAGGACTTTTGTCAGGGAAGAAAAGGGCGGGGTTAATACCCCTGTCTGATGACGGTACCTGAAGAATAAGCACCGGCTAACTACGTGCCAGCAGCCGCGGTAATACGTAGGGTGCGAGCGTTAATCGGAATTACTGGGCGTAAAGCGGGCGCAGACGGTTACTTAAGCAGGATGTGAAATCCCCGGGCTCAACCTGGGAACTGCGTTCTGAACTGGGTGACTAGAGTGTGTCAGAGGGAGGTAGAATTCCACGTGTAGCAGTGAAATGCGTAGAGATGTGGAGGAATACCGATGGCGAAGGCAGCCTCCTGGGATAACACTGACGTTCATGCCCGAAAGCGTGGGTAGCAAACAGGATTAGATACCCTGGTAGTCCACGCCCTAAACGATGTCGATTAGCTGTTGGGCAGCATGACTGCTTAGTAGCGAAGCTAACGCGTGAAATCGACCGCCTGGGGAGTACGGTCGCAAGATTAAAACTCAAAGGAATTGACGGGGACCCGCACAAGCGGTGGATGATGTGGATTAATTCGATGCAACGCGAAGAACCTTACCTGGTCTTGACATGTACGGAATCCTCCAGAGACGGAGGAGTGCCTTCGGGAGCCGTAACACAGGTGCTGCATGGCTGTCGTCAGCTCGTGTCGTGAGATGTTGGGTTAAGTCCCGCAACGAGCGCAACCCTTGTCATTAGTTGCCATCATTAAGTTGGGCACTCTAATGAGACTGCCGGTGACAAGCCGGAGGAAGGTGGGGATGACGTCAAGTCCTCATGGCCCTTATGACCAGGGCTTCACACGTCATACAATGGTCGGTACAGAGGGTAGCCAAGCCGCGAGGTGGAGCCAATCTCACAAAACCGATCGTAGTCCGGATTGCACTCTGCAACTCGAGTGCATGAAGTCGGAATCGCTAGTAATCGCAGGTCAGCATACTGCGGTGAATACGTTCCCGGGTCTTGTACACACCGCCCGTCACACCATGGGAGTGGGGGATACCAGAAGTAGGTAGGGTAACCGCAAGGAGCCCGCTTACCACGGTATGCTTCATGACTGGGGTGAAGTCGTAACAAGGTAGCCGTAGGGGAACCTGCGGCTGGATCACCTCCTTTCTAGAGAAAGAAGAGGTTGTCGCATTCACACTTATCGGTAAACTGTAGAAGATGCGGAAAAATGCTTGAGTGAAGACAAGGTTCGCTTAAGAAGAGAATCCGGGTTTGTAGCTCAGCTGGTTAGAGCACACGCTTGATAAGCGTGGGGTCGGAGGTTCAAGTCCTCCCAGACCCACCAAGAACGGGGGCATAGCTCAGTTGGTAGAGCACCTGCTTTGCAAGCAGGGGGTCATCGGTTCGATCCCGTTTGCCTCCACCAATACTTTCCAAATCAAAGCGAGTTAAAAAGGCAGTGTGACTGCTTTCTTTTTTTCTAAAGAGAAGTCTGCTGACGAATTAGTTTGACGGAAAAAGAAAGGCTGCTATAATAATCAGCTCATTTTGATTTGCGAAGTAAATAGCAATATTGAACGCATCGATCTTTAACAAATTGGAAAGCCGAAATCAACAAACAAAGACAATGTGTCTGTTTTTGATGATTGACCGATTGCAAACGGTCAGTTGTCTCCTGAACAGGAAAAGAAAAACAGGTACAGTATTTGGGTGATGATTGTATCGACTTAATCCCGAAAGACAAAAGGCGGGATTAAGACACAACAAGCAGTAAGCTTTATCAGAGTAGGAAATTCAAGTTTGATATTCTAGTCAACGGAATGTCAGGCAAAGTCAGAGAAGTTCTTGAAATGATAGAGTCAAGTGAATAAGTGCATCAGGTGGATGCCTTGGCGATGATAGGCGACGAAGGACGTGTAAGCCTGCGAAAAGCGTGGGGGAGCTGGCAATAAAGCTATGATCCCGCGATGTCCGAATGGGGAAACCCACTGCATTCTGTGCAGTATCCTAAGTTGAATACATAGACTTAGAGAAGCGAACCCGGAGAACTGAACCATCTAAGTACCCGGAGGAAAAGAAATCAACCGAGATTCCGCAAGTAGTGGCGAGCGAACGCGGAGGAGCCTGTACGTAATAACTGTCGAGATAGAAGAACAAGCTGGGAAGCTTGACCATAGTGGGTGATAGT
Above is a window of Neisseria mucosa DNA encoding:
- a CDS encoding transcription antitermination factor NusB; this translates as MKTPRRRARELAVQALYQAGINNTAAPEIAKNIQDQPDFAKADEELFNKLFFGTHTHAAEYIQQIRPLLDRDEKDLSPIERAVLLMACHELSAMPETPYPVIINEAIEVTKTFGGTDGHKFVNGILDKLAAQLRPNDPKRGNA
- the thrB gene encoding homoserine kinase, which translates into the protein MSVYTNISDEQIREFLSDYDLGEFVSLQGIAQGITNSNYFLNTSKGSYVLTVFEVLRQDELPFFLNLNKHLSSKSVACPSPIVRKDGKLDSVLAGKPACVVTRLNGADTAWATEAQCFNTGAMLAKMHLAVQDFPEKMENPRYNTWWKQAYEQLLPQLNEADAQLLGKEISDLENNLGGHLPSGIIHADLFKDNVLLDGENVAGFIDFYYACNGNFMYDLAIAVNDWSRTSDNKLDAKLCKAFIDGYENIRPLSDAEKEYFPVAQRAGCVRFWVSRLLDFHFPQEGEMTFIKDPNVFRDLLLSLN
- a CDS encoding ribonuclease III; this translates as MKTDVLKQQAHAAIQNKLGYHFKDTALLQQALTHRSYHAKNNERFEFVGDSILNYTVAKMLFDAFPKLTEGELSRLRASLVNEGVLAEIALEMNVGDGLYLGAGELKSGGFRRPSILADAMEAMFAAVSFDADFAEAEKVVRHLFAERVKRADFKTQGKDNKTALQEALQARRLALPKYRIEEQIGHANDSMFLISCDLGELGFICKAQGSSRKVAEQQAAKEALQWLEQHHPLKKAKK
- a CDS encoding DUF2185 domain-containing protein, producing the protein MNKFAQALLAALDRCIVTNTVAKQGEPVGFLYREAPVFENDSGWRFFSGDETDEYTDDPDNFSVVSLSEITQSNPAIAALITQPEGSAWEIGEDGEFQAVADWQPQE
- a CDS encoding GTPase Era — its product is MDIETFLQNESSHPTDYRCGFVAIVGRPNVGKSTLMNHLIGQKISITSKKAQTTRNRVTGIYTDDTAQFVFVDTPGFQTKHRNALNDRLNQNVTEALSGVDAVVFVVEAMRFTDADRIVMKQLPTNTPVILVINKIDKNKAGSSGLQEFIDQISAEFKFAGHETVSAKHGLGIANLLARLRPYLPQSVPMYPEEMVTDRSSRFLATEIVREKLFRYLGEELPYAMNVEIEQFEEEENGLYRIYIAVLVDKDSQKAILIGKGGEKLKKISTEARLDMEKLFDTKVFLKVWVKVKSGWADDVRFLRELGL
- a CDS encoding 6,7-dimethyl-8-ribityllumazine synthase, yielding MNIIAPNLDGAHLRIGIVQARFTNEIGSEMLKVCCRTLQELGVADNNITIATVPGALEVPLVLQNMAASEQYDALIAIGVVIRGETYHFELVSNESGSGVTRVGLDYNIPIANAILTTENDEQAVARIEEKASDAAKVAVECANLVNHLIEEQFDDEEE